The window TCAAATTCTATGTTAGATTGAATTAGAAGTGCAACAATAACCTGATACACTCTCCTGTATAATTTAACTACATCAGCATGAGCCAAAAGTTGGTGGTGTGCCACCAAGTAGGGTTCTGTCCCTGAATTTCCACCGGTGCAGTTATTATTCATCCAAGCAGAACATCGACCAGGGGCAAAGGTTCCACTATCATAACCATTTGAACTAAAGGTCCAAGGTTCATTGAATGTGATCCAATCTTTCACTCGATCACCAAACCTCGCAAACAATAGATTTGCGTAGTCATGAAAATCCTTTCTGGAAAGTATAAAACGTCATCAAATCCAAAAGCCAAAAGCATCTTGACTCGTACAGTACATAGAACACTATCATTTGATTGCATAAATGATTTCTTGGGCTGAATTTGATAGAATAGGGCAAGTGAAGGTTGTCTTCTATTTGGTTCCAACCAGTTGTTATATTTGCTATAATATTTAGTATGCGCAGAATCATGTTTTGCTATACTGGATATATGTGGAATAAACAAAATAAGCTAAATTGTGTTATGTATGTCTATTTttgctccttttttgttttcctttttttttttggaaaataaacTATTTTGTGCTGTATATGTTGCTTGTTATCACTTCTAGACTAAATTATCACCCATGTTTAGAGTTCATTAATATCAATTAGGTTGTGATAGTAGTATTATAGGAAGAGGGATCTTGACTTACATAATTTTAGGACTCAAGAAGCTTCCATACTCTTCATCTAAGGCTTGGGGCAAGTCCCAGTGAAAAATTGTCACAACTGGCTTTAAACCTGtgcatttcaaatttcaaagatGTTGAATTAGATGATGAACACAACCAAATGATCAAGATCATATGGTCTTAAAAAGCATTGGATTTTTATATACCATAAGCTAGAATTTCGTCTATGAGCTTATTGTAGTACTCAATTCCTTTCTCATTTATGCCTTTGCTAATCTTGCCATCTGCAAATCATTGTATAGCTTAGTAACAATATAATATATTCCAtattgggtaaaatgggtagaTAATAAGCCGTCGCTAGATAAAGGTTTACATAGTGAGGCCTTACAAGGTATTACTCTAGGCCAAGAAATTGAGAAGCGATAAGAATCTGCATTCATTTCCTTCAAGAGTTTGATATCCTCCTGTCACATGAGAAAGATAGCATTGTAGACgtagttcaatttttttttttgtggcaaTGATTGTAGTCAAcgtaaataaacaaaaataactgaattttcttttttttttttaataaggtATATTTTTTGCGGGGCTTGTTGATTTTTGTGCCCTATTTTTCCATGTATGATATTTTAGCTTTACTATTAACTTATTTGAGCAAAAAGATTTGGTTTGCATTACCTTATATCGATGGTAGGAGTCTGCTGCCACATCTCCGTTACTACCATTTGAAATTTTACCTGTAGTTTCAGATTGGAGTTGGTCAGACTAGGCTATTAGTTTTGATAATTTGTTTTGGGCAACAATTTATTGGGATATGCTGAAAAAATTGGAGAAGGAAGAGTGGTAGTGCGAAACTTAATAGCATAGACCTGATTAATAATTAATAGGATAGATGGACCAATATATTAATAGCAATATTAAATTCTCAAAGTATATGtttttcatgtaaataacttGCCCAAAATTAAATGCCTTTAAGCCCTTGGCATTTGCACAGTATTTAATCTATATCCTTGACCAAATTTGGTCATTTGAAGTATTAGAAGTGGTTCACATCTGAGCAAACTATATATGTGACCTAGTGTAAAAGGTTAAACATAAACCACTAACCCATAATGCTTAAATCAAATTTTaatcacttagatgtgattaaGTAATCTAACTCCTATTTGACCACTGAGAAAACAAGTTGAACCACTATCAAACAGTGTCGTTAAGATCAGAGAAAATATGGGGTGGATCAAAATGATTGTTGACCATTATGTATATGTATGGATCTTTCAATTCTGTTAAGCAATGTATATATTCTGAAGTGATGAAGATCTGTAAATCAAAATGACTGTAAACCTGGGAATTTGTGAGTGAAAACATCCCAGTTGCTTGGACCTTTGCCATCAATGTTCCAAGCGCCTTCAacctgtaaaaaaaaaattgagaaagtcTTAATTATTCTCAGCGTTGCAATATTTGAATCCTTATTTCACTTCTAAACTTTTAGGAATGCTTACGGaggagggaaaaaaacaaaagaaggagAAAGATAATCAGAACTTTTTAGAGATAATTTAGTGATGGTAACGTTGTCCGATCGATGATTCCCTCTCTTACTTTCCAATACGCAAAAATTtaataattaacaaaaaaaatgaggTACTATAACTAAATAGGACGAGATAAAATGAAGATTGAGAAAAATTATGCTTTGACCTCTTAAGCATAACAAATATTATAGAACATCTAGGAATGAGAAGCATAACTGACTTAATGGGAACGAAAGCTAGAGTCTAGCATTACAATAATGACCTATTGAATGAGCACCTGAACTACATGTATACTACATATAAATAGATCGCGAACCTGATAAGCAGAAGATGCAGCCCCAAAGATGAACCCTTTGGGAAAACTGCTCCGGTTGAGTACATCTATACCAAAGCTTGGAGATAAGGGGACAGCACTGCGATCAATTTTATTTAAGGCACGAGCACTTGGAAATACTCCGCGGTGTTGGGCATTTGCTGCAAGCAAATTAAAACTAACTAGAAGTGCAGCAAGAAGGAGATGCCCAAGGAATTCCATGGCTTGTTTTAGTGTTGCAAATTGCTAGACGAGCATAAGCTATATATATAGGGAAGAAGGAGTGAGTTTCCTTCTAGGATGGAATTTCGTTGGATTGGACTCTGTTATGAACCATAGTTTTCTCGTGTTCATTAATGCACGTTCAGGTTCAAGCACATGCAAAATCATGCTCGTGTTCCGGGAATACATGGGAATCTTCGATGCAAGAAGATTAGGTCAACATATATTTGtagaataaaatagttttttttttcaaaatttatttcagtttcaaaattttatgcCAAATGACCATGTAATGTTTTCTGTTTGAAAAGTTCGATATATATGATCCTCAAACACTAAATTTTCTGTTATAATGCTCAAGATATTGTTAAACATAGTTTCttgttctttttattttctcttattttttgtcgaagttttttcttttctattactTTTGGTAGAAGGTATACTTTTAACATTCAGATTTCTAGAGGAAAATATATAATTCTtctcttaatttctttttattttcgaAAAGATTAAGGTGAAAGGGAAATTACCTGATTCCAAGCCAAAGTTAACGTTTTTgcaccaaaaaaatgaaaaatcttaAGGACATAGTAGAACGTTTTTGCATTAAGACTCTGTAAATTCTTTTGCATCTTGAATTTGGATATCAATATTATTCTTTTGTGAAAAATGAGTAGCTTTTTTGTACAAGAATCAAGATTTACAAAGTGTTGAAAAAATGTATCAACATATAAGAGGCTGGCTAATTATGTTTTTTAATTTACAAATGATGACGAACAGATGTATTCATCGAAAGAAGCAGAGGGCTGTGCGGAGGGGTTTGAACTGTCCTCAAATTTAAACAGCTATTCTAATTTTAAACTCGTCTCAACAAACACTTGAAAATGGGGCCTGTTTGGAACTTGAGTTTTTtaggagtttgtctaaaactttactgtagtgcactgtagaagtttttgaaaaaattttgtaaaagtttttgtaaggtgaattttttttccttttttttctttctttctctttctttttccttttttttttctttcttttttttttctttctctttctttttcttttctttcctctctttcttcttcttcttcttccttcacGCTCCCGCCACCCCTCCCCTTCCTCTTCTCCTTTCCTCTACATTTCCCCCGCCagcccccttccccctccccctccacTCTGCACGCCACCCCCTCCTCCCGCCAGCCCttccccctctgccccttccccctcccctctgCACGCCACCCCCTCCCTCGCCTGCCCTTCCCTTCCCCCGCTGCTGCGCCAcccctccctttccccttttcctcTCCTCTGCATTTTTCCCGCCagcccccttccccctccccctccacTCTGCATgccaccccctccccccgccagcccccttccccctccccctccacTCTGCATgccaccccctccccccgccagcCCTTCCCCCTCtaccccttccccctcccctctgCACGCCAccccctctgccccgccacccccctcccgttTCCCCCTTCCCT is drawn from Coffea arabica cultivar ET-39 chromosome 1c, Coffea Arabica ET-39 HiFi, whole genome shotgun sequence and contains these coding sequences:
- the LOC113695592 gene encoding beta-glucosidase 12-like translates to MEFLGHLLLAALLVSFNLLAANAQHRGVFPSARALNKIDRSAVPLSPSFGIDVLNRSSFPKGFIFGAASSAYQVEGAWNIDGKGPSNWDVFTHKFPGKISNGSNGDVAADSYHRYKEDIKLLKEMNADSYRFSISWPRVIPYGKISKGINEKGIEYYNKLIDEILAYGLKPVVTIFHWDLPQALDEEYGSFLSPKIIKDFHDYANLLFARFGDRVKDWITFNEPWTFSSNGYDSGTFAPGRCSAWMNNNCTGGNSGTEPYLVAHHQLLAHADVVKLYRRVYQARQKGQIGITLVTAWMVPFSNSPLDQRAAIRALDFMFGWFMNPLVYGDYPASMRILVRDRLPKFTPKQSKELIGSYDFLGLNYYTASYAAHVTTPPNKVNLSYSTDPQVNVTGDRNGKLIGAQAASSWLHIYPKGIWDLLLYVKTKYKDPIIYITENGVDDVNNPTLPLKQALQDSFRIRYYYQHLQYVRKAIKNGVRVMAYYGWAIIDNFEWSAGYSV